Within the Rosa rugosa chromosome 2, drRosRugo1.1, whole genome shotgun sequence genome, the region AGCTCAGGCTTATCAAAAGATGGCttttaagatcttcatattcAGATCCCAGACTTGCAAGCAGTTGGAACACTTTATCTTCTTCAACTCTTTTCAGCAATATGGTGGCATCAGTGGTGTGAGGTCTATACATATCAAGTTCATTACACTTGGCTTTTAAGTTGCCAAGATGTTGAACAAATGAGAGATTACCTTGTTGAATCCCTGCAAGATCATTTTTGAGTTGGAACACTCTTGCTGCATTGTTTAGGTTGCCATACATGTCTTTGACAGCAACCCAAAGATGTCGAGATGACTCTGAATAGCTGAAGATTTCAGCAAGTTTTGGCTCCATTGAATTAAGAAGCCATGACATAACCAGTTGGTCTTTGGATAACCAACTTTCGTATTCAGATGATGAGGCATCTGGGATGTTGTTTTTGTCGCTAATGAAACTGAGCTTTGATCTTCCACCAAGAGCTAGAGTGATGGCTCTTGACCAAGGAAGGTAGTTGAACTCATTTAGAAGCACTGAGCACAGAGGCTGATTTGGATTCCCATCTGGGCTTTCTGTTTTTGCAATGAGAGAACCTTCCCCTTCTGTCATCTTAATGAGAATGATAAAGGAACACAAGAGTCTTGAAAGAAcaatacagatgcaggtcctaTGAGGAtttctgctctgataccatgttgaatTTGAATGTTGGTGTTTGTATATTGATTATACCAAACAAGTACAAGCTATGGACTATATATGGTAGCCGGACATAACAAATTAAAgacaacaactccacaattcaCTCCTAACTTTAAGCCATAAAACTAGGACATAAAGTAAGACAACCTCCTTAAAACAAGGAACCCCTAAACTAGGGAAAAGTATGGGAGAAAGTAACCCGTAACCCATAATTCAACAGCTTCTTCTAATATTGGCGTtgtaagaagatgaagatgtaaGCTTGGGTTTCGTTAGAGACGGCTGGATTTCGTCGGAGGTGGTTTGGTTTCGTCAGGCTGCCATGACTGGGTTTCGAACTGTGATGAAGACGACAAGCACATGACGCTCCCTTTATTTCTGGCTCCTTCAACACCAACACCCAGAGGACCAGCTACGATGACGATGACTGAAACGTCTCAGTCGACCGCAGCACCAGCAACTCTCCCTTTCGCCGCCGTCTTTAACTCAGGGTCTTTCAATTATGTTAACCTCAATTTGTTTTCGTTTTCTGTTAATGTGTGAAAATCTCAGTGTGTTTCCTGTTAATATGTGAAAATCTCAACTGGGTTTGTGTAAATATTTGAGAATCTCGATTGGGTTTCTTTTAATTGTGTGAAAGCTAGCTCGATTGGTTATGTTAATTTTATGAAAGTTCAATTGAGTTTCTTATTTGAAATTCAACATGATTATTGGTCTTAGGTGTTCAACTTAGAGTGATTTAGTTGTTAAACCTCAATTGGGTTTTGTTAATTATGTGAGATCTCATCTGGGTTCTTGATCatttgaatttctataattacaGAGTGTGGAAGACGAtaagaaagagaggagaaagaaCAAAGACCTAAATGGGTATTATTGTAAAATCAAACTCTAAAGGGTAATAGACCATTGGATGTGACATTAGGCACGTGTCATAATCTGTTTGAAAGCTTAGGTAGCTCAGGAGATGATCCTCTCCCTAAGTGATTACTTTAAATCCGCGTGACTAACGCAAAACTGCTGGCAGCGGGGATCGAATTTGGATTGGGGCTCAATTATAAATACGCTCATACCAACTGAACCAATACGATTAATACAatgatttattttttatatataacaaaaaattaaaaattaaaaattaaaaaaaaaaaaaaaaaaaaacttgcattGGAGGCCCAAATTGAAGTGCCGACTTTTCTTTTCTGGAAAGAACGGATATATTTATAACCAGCGTCTGTCTCTCTAAGTCGAATCTCGATTCTTCTGTAGTTGTCTTCTTTACAACAAAGAATAGCACAACTTCGTCCGTTGTTCTTCAAAGTTCGATTACGCCTCCTCTCTGCAACTCAGGTTAGTTCTCCGACCGCTTGTTCATAAGGTTAACTATACCCAGCATGTGTCTTTAATTCAATGTGcttgattttgaatttcttaGTATTTGTAGTCGTATTATCTTCGTTTTTGGGGGTTTTGCTTAagattttggttttttattattgattttgatgagtATTAAGGTAATTGCTGTGTAATAATATAGGGGTTTTTATCTCCAAAATTTGTTGGTTCAGAATTTACTCGAACTGTGATTTTTAGGGTTTGGCTGTTGCACTGCTTTCAGTagttattgattttttttttttttaattttcttatcaAGTTTTGCAATTGATGATAGTTGGAAATTCTGTGATGCAATAATTTCAACACTGTGGCATGTTAATTCAATGTGCTCTGTTTCTAGACGTTGGGTAATGTTCTCTTGCCTTCTAAGTTGTTAACTTGGCATCAATTCGAGCAATGGGCTCTTGATCGATGTTTAAAATTGAGAAACTCTTCATATTTCTCGCTCTTTTTGAACCTATTTAGATTGTTGTTGGGATTCTGCCAATGTAATTGCGTAGACTGAAATGCTCAAATACTTTGGTTGACTTAAGTGTCTAATGAGGCTAGTGTTTTTCAGTTTGTGTACTTAGTATCTTCAGCTTTAGGATGGATTCAGTATGGTTTGACTATATCGGAGAATCCTAGGGTTTAGGGGAATAGAGACCAGACTGGTATCTTTGGACAACAATCTAATACTTTCGGATCTTTTCTGAATGCATTAGACTGTTGTTCAGATTGTGCTAACTGTTTAGGAAGAAATATTGAGCACTCAGTCTCAATTTGGCCAAGTGGAGTGTCTATCAAGGCTGCAAATACTATGGAGTCTCTGCGCTTAATAGCATCAGCTTTGATGGTAGATTCAATGTGGTAGACGACACTGGAGAACTCCTATGCTCACCAAGAAAAGAGATCATCTAAGGGAGTATTGAGCAAGTCTTGCTTTAGCTGGACTagaagtttatttatttattttgaaaagatGGACTAGAAGTTCATTAGTAGCTTGAGTTTTAGGATTCAATAGTTGGAACATAAAACATCACCTTCCATATATCTTCCTTTCTGTATGTTTTTGTGTCTGACCTAGTCTGCTTTGTCTTATAGTAATTGAAGGTACAAATGCTAATACTTGTTACATCTATGCAGATTACAGCATAGTGAGCGATGGCCAAGCATCACCCCGATTTGATCATGTGCCGGAAGCAACCAGGGATTGCCATTGGGCGGCTCTGCGAGAAGTGTGATGGTAAGTGTGTCATATGCGACTCTTATGTGCGCCCTTGCACCCTTGTGAGGGTTTGTGATGAATGCAACTACGGATCATTTCAGGGTCGTTGTGTTATCTGTGGAGGAGTCGGGATTTCTGATGCTTACTATTGCAAAGAGTGTACGCAGCAGGAGAAAGACAGGGACGGATGCCCAAAGATTGTCAATTTAGGAAGTGCGAAAACAGATCTCTTTTATGAACGGAAGAAATACGGTTTTAAGAAGAGATGATGAAGGGATTATGGCTGTTGAAGTTGGGGCAGAGCTGAATACATTTGCTTTTGAAAGAATTGTATCGGATTGAATCACATTTGAGCCATCCTTTTTTGTAGTTTTTGTGGAAAAGTGTACGACTTTTAGAGACCTGCCGTGGTTAGCATTATTATGTATGTTAGATAAATCAGAAGAATTGTGGCTGTTAAACCTATTATAATTGAGACTTGCATGATTATAGGCCAAACCTCATTGATGCCTCATAGGCTCATATCATTGTCCTTCTTAATTTGTCTCGGTCAGTTAAGGAACAAaactttattctcaaaaaaaaagaaaaaagaaaaaagaaactattATTGTGATCGTTTCACATGTCAATATGTAACAGACTTAACAAAACGTACAGATTGATGATGAAGAGCTATCTTGGCTCTGCTCCTTCCATTTCCCTTTGTTTCTCTCTCGTCCTactaagaaaaacaaacaaaaacaggtAGACGAGCAAATTTAGAGGCGCTGGGTGACCCTAACTCTACTCCAGGAGGATAAACGCAGAGATCGATCCACAGACCACGTCGTCGGCACACAGGTTTGGTGTTCGATCTCTGAAGAAATCCCCAATCGAaacaagaacaaagaaatgaCTGCTTGTTCATATCGATCATCATGTCATtatctcattttcttcttcttcctaatCCTCTTGGGCTTGGCTTCAACCTCCTCCTCCGCCACCTTCATTTCCTGTAATTATATATTTCAACCccttttttaaatttaattaaatatcTCCAATTCATCATCACTCTTGGTTTAACTAATTAATCTCAAATTTTCATGATGATTTGGTTATCATTTGTTATTATATTTACTTGGAAATTTGTAAAATTTTGCAGATGATATATTTGAGCCTCCTCGTGGATCCTTTGGACGTTCCCTTCTTCAAACCAAAAAAAGTAAAGATCATTTCTGTTTTCACTCTCTTGGCTCCATTTGCCATTTTATTTATCACATAAAGCATACTCATCCACCAATTCATTGTGTTCAAAACGTCTTTGTGTGTATGATTGAATCAGCTGGATCTAattatttcttcttctcctttgatATACTGGCTGAAGCCATAATCGTGATGCATTCAAATCGATCTAGTCTTTATAATATTTTTGCTTTTGAATGTATGTGGTTATCTCTTGCAGACTAGTATCTGCATAAATAAACCAACCAATATATATGGACGAATTAAATCATCCTACGCACATACAATTACCATGTTGTAGCTAGGGCATTGCTTTGCTCAGAGATTTCGATCAAGTATCAAAACTCACATACTATATATGTGCAGATTGCCCTGTGAACTTTGAGAATCAGAACTACACAATCCTTACAAGCACGTGCAAGGGACCAAATTACCCACCCAAAATCTGTTGTGAAGCTTTCAAGAAATTTGCCTGCCCTTTTGCAGATCAGATTAGTGACGAAAAAAGTGATTGCGCTGCAACCATGTTTAGCTACATAAACATCTACGGGAAATACCCTCCTGGCCTGTTTTCATCTCAATGTCGTGAAGATAATAAAATTGGTCTTAAATGTGCTGATGCTGAGCCACCAAAACCCAGCGCAGCTTCCACGGTGATGGCCGCATCAGCTACTCACTTAGCACTGACCGCTGCCTTCCTATTATTATCTTTACATTTCTTTTGAgctactgctgctgctgctcatTGACGTACAAGATCAATTAACTACTTGTAACCCAATCTGATTCAATCATTTCCTGTTTTATTCCACCAATTTGTATACTAATTCAATTACTTTACTCTTAACTAATAGTATAACTTTGTTACATCCTTCATCCTTGCTAGACCGCAGACACGCATTTCTACATCAAGAATCAaacagttttttctttcatCCAATATTCGATCATATGCATAACATGCTTTCTGTTGTGTCCCTTGTAGTTTTCAGTCACCAAGTTTATAACAGATTTCGCTATCATGCTACATTGTAATGCAAACTGGTCTCTGCACCCTAGCAACAATTCACAAATTAACCCCCAATTAACCATCACTACCAACCACCGTcaccaaatcaaacaaaatcataCAACCAAATACAA harbors:
- the LOC133733807 gene encoding PHD finger-like domain-containing protein 5A, whose product is MAKHHPDLIMCRKQPGIAIGRLCEKCDGKCVICDSYVRPCTLVRVCDECNYGSFQGRCVICGGVGISDAYYCKECTQQEKDRDGCPKIVNLGSAKTDLFYERKKYGFKKR
- the LOC133733806 gene encoding GPI-anchored protein LLG1-like: MTACSYRSSCHYLIFFFFLILLGLASTSSSATFISYDIFEPPRGSFGRSLLQTKKNCPVNFENQNYTILTSTCKGPNYPPKICCEAFKKFACPFADQISDEKSDCAATMFSYINIYGKYPPGLFSSQCREDNKIGLKCADAEPPKPSAASTVMAASATHLALTAAFLLLSLHFF